GATAAACCCTGCCCTTGGTTATGCAATGCCTATTACAGACAGAGTAAGTTTTGGTGTTGCGGCTTATTCACCATACGGACTTACAATTGAGTCCAATAAAAATCCTTATGAAAACCCGATTTCATTTTTTGCATGGGAATCCCATTATGTGAGAGTTGCAGTTACTCCTACAGTAGCTTACAAGTTCAGTGACAAGCTTTCATTCGGTTTTGGTGTAAGCCTTGGGCAGTCTGAGTGTAACGCTGGAAGAACTTATAAGGCCAACCCATTTAAAATGAAGGTTTTAGAAATAGCTGTTGAAAAAGGAATTC
This DNA window, taken from Desulforegulaceae bacterium, encodes the following:
- a CDS encoding outer membrane protein transport protein, with the protein product MKRILILAIIFCFTAASAYAGSVETFGIGAKETAQGKAVAAQADTPFAVYYNPAGLTQIEGPTFSAGAVFYNADVTSKMKVKAADGSVLMAGDNETDNDTLINPALGYAMPITDRVSFGVAAYSPYGLTIESNKNPYENPISFFAWESHYVRVAVTPTVAYKFSDKLSFGFGVSLGQSECNAGRTYKANPFKMKVLEIAVEKGI